The following are encoded together in the Cohaesibacter gelatinilyticus genome:
- a CDS encoding glutamate synthase-related protein, which yields MNQTQLDFGLYDPNFEKSSCGVGFMTYKSGEQTHDVLVKGHEALCTIPHRGGMSSEGVGDGAGVNIDLSLSFFRKLTGDDSLELGSFGVGNFFLPDDKAYWDEADALIQGSLEGLDLNVLLVRNVAVNNAIIRPAAVKYMQTIHQVVFAKPESMGAKEFDRTIHDALMAIEKTAYLEPTLKGLYPLSLSAHTQVYKGRLNSNEVIPYFEDLMDEDHKIHSMFFHTRFSTNTEPHPSMAQPFRIMAHNGELNTDKKNRLSEAAIAQMKNSQIYSPPGQSDSCRLDQTLERRLIEDDLDLITAVVAMMPPAWENDSRFSDDVKVMLEYFSLYEEKNDGPAALIFGNGTVVGARLDRLGLRPLRSVETDEYLCVMSEAGQIDFPADSITRRGRIEAGGMLYFDHSTGQSYTSSEALEMLASKRDYRSLLEKARINMGDLPASADSADLAPDFSEPQRAVAYGLNQESFKFLMDPMMQKGSEKISAMGYGVAINALTDQEGGMAKYFSQRFAQVTNPPLDSLREADGMTLRVALGAKPHFNEDETKQIVIESPILAPWELAALRNQGNVPVTNIETIYAIDHDGDNAKQQADLVAAIDAVCDKVEAAAREKGGIIILSDAMVSQQNAAIPLVMAISAANQRLIEQGLRFRASLIAESGQIASSHQVATALGFGAAAVMPLSVVARAEDMAKGDADEIKACIKRYNKAADKSLMKTMGKVGLCTAESYIGGEFFEPNFLDTDNEVLARYFPNMKNTVGGVDFAAIADSVNAWHIRACEIKADGDIPLLGLFKERSEGAGHSYGTTAVRGFVEMTEEGIQSGEGAPEKGDANDDDLRLLPVSKLNDAYGKGAEAYRHTSFARRKPEEIDAFKITRQYREFSHDLALEREKRPAALRDVLSFPADVNWARSSEEFATELFWHDLVGNNCFVVRGLDVVAKGDAAFTLTLVDCGKPERVVALSVALKEKFGDDLLHLETHGNEIALEAQGQALFYFSNIKACNPKIELDDVQPAHEITATLASGAMSHGALVTPAHEAVAHGTNMAGGFSNSGEGGEHFTRYGTIRSSRIKQLASGRFGVWTGYLADPTLEELEIKIAQGAKPGEGGQLPAPKVTVEIAAARGGTPGVELISPPPHHDTYSIEDLAQLIHDAKAARVRVIVKLVSSEGIGTIAVGVAKAGADVINVAGNTGGTGAAAVTSLKNTGRAAEIGLAEVHQALCANGLREKVILRCSGAHQTASDVVKSCLLGGDSFEFGTTALMMLKCVMAKNCNIKCPAGLTTNAETFEGDPRALAQYLMNIAHETREILADLGFSSLREARGRADYLHLVKHERAIGQMDLRNMLTVVPEVIIKEPVYLDANFDIDDKLIKEFKNKAVQQHQARVKLVVKRKLDNRNKTVGGQFAIDIERMLQHELSDKHLSTMPIVYTDDRGRTLIKPEMLHIHTHGSAGQSFAAFCNSGMVFHHTGTCNDGVGKGASGGNIAILSPGGGEKENYLIGNFALFGATGSALFVEGGAGDRFAVRNSGATAVVEGVGDFCCEYMTNGAVMNLGGFGKGFCNGMSGGVAYQYDPYDQLEKLYSDDSVKLHKLDTDNDRAAIHRLAVKALLERHIKFTNSAKARFILENWETEVSNFRFATPLALETYQNYEAILKAAPRKELVEELAQALVSYQIRKFKVAYRDGKIIAGGAIPGYGEVDSSLMHELINNFAVVNAAQQVVKARYRGKEDISEYELNGGVRKLILTEDFGLMVKLAAIARNALANYNDEQLAVMVSDKRMRDYKTALSNRNVRLMDSIGTYGWILLQDRLNRAAMGDLPDYEALFASSASMEMVKNMS from the coding sequence TTGAATCAGACACAGCTAGATTTTGGCCTATATGACCCGAATTTTGAGAAGAGCAGTTGTGGCGTTGGTTTCATGACCTACAAGTCAGGTGAGCAAACGCATGATGTTCTTGTCAAAGGTCATGAAGCCCTTTGCACCATCCCCCATCGCGGTGGCATGAGCTCCGAAGGGGTTGGCGATGGCGCAGGCGTCAACATCGACCTCTCTCTCTCCTTTTTCCGCAAACTGACCGGTGATGACAGCCTTGAACTGGGCTCATTTGGCGTTGGCAACTTCTTCCTGCCAGATGACAAAGCCTACTGGGATGAAGCAGACGCACTTATTCAGGGTTCCCTTGAAGGGCTGGATCTGAATGTACTTCTGGTGCGCAATGTTGCTGTCAACAACGCCATCATCCGCCCAGCTGCCGTGAAATATATGCAGACCATCCATCAGGTGGTGTTCGCCAAGCCTGAGAGCATGGGCGCAAAAGAGTTTGACCGGACCATTCACGATGCCCTGATGGCGATCGAGAAGACGGCTTATCTGGAACCAACTCTCAAAGGCCTGTATCCGCTGTCTCTGTCAGCGCATACGCAAGTTTATAAGGGCCGCCTGAACTCCAATGAGGTGATTCCATATTTTGAAGATCTGATGGATGAGGATCACAAGATCCATTCCATGTTCTTCCATACGCGTTTCTCGACCAATACCGAGCCTCATCCAAGCATGGCGCAGCCCTTCCGCATCATGGCACATAATGGTGAGCTGAACACGGATAAGAAAAACCGCTTGTCAGAGGCAGCGATTGCGCAGATGAAGAATAGCCAGATCTATTCTCCTCCTGGCCAGTCCGATTCCTGCCGCCTCGACCAGACCCTGGAGCGCCGCCTGATCGAAGATGATCTGGATCTGATCACCGCTGTTGTGGCAATGATGCCTCCGGCTTGGGAAAATGACTCCCGCTTCTCTGACGACGTCAAAGTGATGCTGGAATATTTCTCTCTCTATGAAGAGAAGAATGACGGCCCGGCTGCGCTTATTTTTGGTAACGGTACTGTCGTTGGAGCGCGCCTTGACCGTTTGGGTCTGCGTCCTCTTCGTTCGGTAGAAACTGATGAATATCTTTGCGTCATGTCTGAGGCTGGCCAGATTGATTTCCCAGCAGACAGTATCACGCGTCGTGGCCGCATTGAAGCCGGTGGCATGCTGTATTTCGATCATAGCACCGGCCAGTCCTACACCTCCAGTGAAGCATTAGAGATGCTGGCATCCAAGCGCGACTATCGCAGCCTGCTGGAAAAAGCCCGTATCAATATGGGCGATCTGCCAGCTAGCGCCGATAGCGCTGATCTGGCACCCGATTTCTCCGAGCCACAGCGTGCTGTTGCCTATGGCCTGAATCAGGAAAGCTTCAAGTTCCTGATGGATCCCATGATGCAGAAGGGTTCGGAGAAAATTTCTGCCATGGGTTATGGTGTTGCCATTAACGCGCTGACCGATCAGGAAGGCGGCATGGCGAAATATTTCTCCCAGCGTTTTGCTCAGGTGACCAACCCGCCATTGGACAGCTTGCGTGAAGCCGATGGCATGACGCTTCGTGTCGCACTGGGAGCCAAGCCTCATTTCAATGAAGATGAAACCAAACAGATCGTTATTGAAAGTCCAATTCTTGCACCTTGGGAACTGGCAGCTCTGCGCAATCAGGGCAATGTTCCGGTTACCAATATCGAGACTATCTACGCCATTGATCATGACGGCGACAATGCCAAACAGCAGGCTGATCTGGTTGCTGCAATTGATGCTGTTTGCGACAAAGTTGAAGCTGCTGCCCGTGAAAAAGGCGGCATCATCATCCTTTCTGACGCCATGGTCAGCCAGCAGAATGCTGCTATCCCCCTTGTGATGGCCATTTCCGCCGCCAACCAACGCCTTATTGAGCAAGGGCTGCGTTTCCGCGCCTCCCTGATCGCTGAAAGTGGTCAGATCGCATCTTCCCACCAGGTTGCTACCGCACTTGGCTTTGGCGCAGCTGCCGTGATGCCGCTTAGTGTGGTTGCCCGTGCCGAGGATATGGCCAAAGGTGATGCAGACGAGATCAAGGCCTGTATCAAACGCTATAACAAAGCTGCTGACAAATCACTGATGAAAACCATGGGTAAGGTCGGCCTTTGTACTGCGGAGAGCTATATCGGCGGTGAATTCTTCGAACCAAACTTCCTCGATACGGACAATGAAGTTCTGGCCCGATACTTCCCGAACATGAAAAATACCGTTGGCGGTGTAGACTTCGCAGCTATTGCCGACAGCGTTAATGCTTGGCATATCCGCGCTTGTGAGATCAAAGCGGATGGCGACATTCCTCTTCTTGGCCTCTTCAAGGAGCGTTCGGAAGGTGCTGGTCACTCTTATGGTACCACCGCTGTTCGTGGCTTCGTGGAAATGACCGAAGAAGGCATTCAGTCTGGTGAAGGTGCACCTGAAAAAGGGGACGCCAATGATGACGATTTGCGTCTTCTACCAGTCTCCAAGCTCAATGATGCTTATGGCAAAGGAGCTGAAGCCTATCGTCACACCAGCTTTGCTCGCCGCAAGCCCGAAGAGATCGATGCCTTCAAGATCACTCGTCAATATCGTGAATTCTCTCACGATCTGGCACTGGAGCGTGAGAAGCGCCCCGCGGCTCTGCGCGATGTACTCTCTTTCCCGGCAGATGTGAATTGGGCTCGTAGCTCAGAAGAGTTTGCAACCGAGCTGTTCTGGCATGATCTGGTCGGCAACAATTGCTTTGTTGTTCGTGGTCTGGATGTTGTTGCCAAAGGCGATGCCGCCTTCACGCTGACCTTGGTTGATTGTGGCAAGCCGGAACGTGTGGTCGCCCTGTCCGTTGCCCTGAAAGAAAAGTTTGGTGACGATCTTCTCCATTTGGAGACCCATGGCAATGAGATTGCGCTGGAGGCACAGGGCCAAGCCCTCTTCTACTTCTCCAATATCAAGGCCTGCAATCCAAAGATCGAACTGGATGACGTCCAGCCAGCCCACGAGATTACCGCAACGCTTGCGTCCGGCGCGATGTCCCATGGTGCGTTGGTGACCCCTGCTCACGAAGCTGTGGCACATGGCACCAATATGGCTGGTGGCTTCTCCAACTCTGGTGAAGGTGGTGAGCATTTCACCCGCTATGGCACCATTCGCTCCAGCCGTATCAAGCAGCTGGCGTCTGGTCGTTTTGGTGTCTGGACCGGTTATCTCGCTGACCCGACGCTGGAAGAGCTGGAAATCAAGATTGCCCAGGGTGCAAAGCCCGGTGAAGGCGGCCAGCTCCCAGCACCGAAGGTAACGGTTGAGATTGCTGCAGCCCGTGGCGGTACGCCTGGTGTTGAACTGATTTCTCCTCCTCCGCATCACGATACCTATTCCATCGAGGATCTGGCTCAGCTGATCCATGATGCAAAAGCTGCCCGTGTTCGCGTGATCGTCAAACTGGTATCCTCTGAGGGTATCGGAACGATTGCAGTCGGCGTAGCCAAGGCTGGTGCTGATGTCATCAACGTGGCTGGTAACACCGGCGGTACGGGTGCTGCAGCGGTGACGTCTTTGAAGAATACCGGTCGTGCGGCTGAGATTGGCCTTGCTGAGGTTCATCAAGCACTTTGTGCCAATGGTCTGCGCGAGAAAGTGATCTTGCGTTGTTCTGGTGCGCATCAGACTGCATCCGATGTTGTCAAATCCTGCCTGCTTGGTGGCGACAGCTTCGAATTCGGTACAACCGCCCTGATGATGCTGAAATGCGTGATGGCCAAGAATTGCAACATCAAATGTCCTGCAGGCCTGACAACCAATGCCGAGACCTTTGAAGGCGATCCACGCGCGCTGGCGCAATATCTGATGAATATTGCTCACGAGACCCGTGAAATTTTGGCTGATCTTGGTTTCTCATCTCTGCGTGAAGCACGTGGCCGTGCGGATTATCTGCATCTGGTCAAGCATGAGCGCGCAATCGGTCAGATGGATCTTCGCAACATGCTCACCGTGGTGCCGGAAGTCATCATCAAGGAACCGGTATATCTGGACGCCAACTTCGATATTGATGACAAGCTCATCAAGGAGTTCAAGAACAAGGCTGTTCAGCAGCATCAGGCTCGCGTCAAGCTGGTGGTCAAGCGCAAGCTGGATAACCGCAACAAAACTGTCGGTGGCCAGTTTGCCATCGACATCGAGCGTATGTTGCAGCATGAGCTGTCCGACAAGCATCTCAGCACCATGCCGATTGTCTATACCGATGATCGTGGTCGCACCCTGATCAAGCCGGAAATGCTGCATATCCATACGCATGGCTCTGCTGGCCAGTCTTTCGCTGCCTTCTGCAACTCCGGCATGGTCTTCCATCATACCGGCACCTGTAACGATGGTGTTGGCAAGGGCGCTTCTGGCGGTAACATTGCCATCCTGTCTCCAGGTGGTGGCGAGAAAGAGAACTACCTGATCGGTAACTTCGCCCTGTTTGGTGCAACCGGTTCTGCTCTCTTCGTAGAAGGCGGCGCGGGTGACCGCTTTGCAGTGCGCAACTCCGGTGCGACAGCTGTCGTCGAAGGCGTTGGCGATTTCTGCTGCGAATATATGACCAATGGTGCAGTGATGAACCTTGGTGGCTTCGGCAAAGGCTTCTGTAACGGCATGTCCGGCGGTGTGGCTTACCAGTATGATCCATATGATCAGCTCGAAAAGCTCTATTCCGACGATTCCGTGAAGCTGCACAAGCTGGATACAGACAATGATCGCGCTGCGATCCACCGTCTGGCAGTGAAAGCTTTGCTTGAACGTCATATCAAGTTCACCAACTCTGCCAAGGCGCGTTTCATACTGGAAAACTGGGAGACCGAGGTTTCCAACTTCCGCTTTGCAACACCGCTGGCTCTGGAAACTTATCAGAACTATGAGGCCATTCTGAAGGCCGCTCCTCGTAAGGAGCTGGTAGAAGAGCTGGCCCAGGCTCTGGTGTCCTACCAGATCCGCAAGTTCAAAGTGGCTTATCGCGATGGCAAGATTATCGCTGGTGGTGCCATCCCGGGCTATGGTGAAGTGGATAGCAGCCTGATGCATGAGCTGATCAACAACTTCGCAGTTGTCAATGCAGCGCAGCAGGTGGTGAAAGCACGATATCGCGGCAAAGAGGATATCTCTGAATACGAACTGAATGGCGGCGTTCGCAAACTGATCTTGACCGAGGACTTCGGTCTCATGGTCAAACTGGCAGCGATTGCTCGCAATGCGCTTGCCAATTACAACGATGAGCAGCTGGCCGTGATGGTCTCTGACAAACGGATGAGAGACTATAAGACAGCCTTGTCCAACCGTAACGTACGCCTGATGGACAGCATCGGCACCTATGGCTGGATCTTGCTGCAAGACCGGTTGAACCGGGCCGCAATGGGTGACTTGCCGGATTACGAAGCACTGTTCGCGTCTTCGGCCAGCATGGAAATGGTCAAAAACATGTCATAG
- a CDS encoding MarR family winged helix-turn-helix transcriptional regulator, protein MDHVDKITAQWNSERPDLDVAPMGLIGRLKRLSLHLTREMEESWSQYGLNSASFDVLATLRRSGIPYALSPSDLIASAMVTSGTMTNRIDQLVKAGLVERKQSEEDKRSFLISLTDKGFELIDRAVADHVSNQHRLVSGLSDQEKQELDILLKGFLETFEAGGSKS, encoded by the coding sequence ATGGATCACGTTGATAAAATTACGGCTCAATGGAATTCCGAGCGCCCCGACCTGGATGTCGCCCCCATGGGATTGATTGGACGCCTGAAACGCCTTTCCCTTCATCTTACGCGGGAGATGGAGGAGTCCTGGTCTCAATATGGCTTGAACTCTGCCAGCTTTGATGTATTGGCCACCTTGCGGCGTTCAGGTATCCCCTATGCTCTTTCCCCCAGTGATTTGATCGCTTCCGCCATGGTGACATCCGGCACCATGACCAACCGGATCGATCAGTTGGTCAAGGCAGGTCTGGTTGAAAGAAAACAAAGCGAGGAAGACAAACGCAGTTTTCTGATTTCCTTGACAGACAAAGGCTTTGAACTGATCGACAGAGCTGTTGCTGACCATGTATCCAATCAACATCGCTTGGTTTCAGGACTATCCGATCAGGAGAAGCAAGAGCTTGATATTCTGCTCAAGGGCTTTTTGGAGACATTTGAAGCAGGCGGTTCCAAATCTTGA
- a CDS encoding EamA family transporter produces the protein MRMRQSDLILTALAPAIWGSTYYVTTQHLPDGYPITVAMLRALPAGLLLLLIVKQLPAKEWWCRVFLLGALNFSIFWGLLFVAAYRLPGGVAATVGAVQPLIVIFLARSVLGTPILFLSIIAAVTGMIGVALLVLGPNAELDSVGVLAALGGAISMAAGTVLSRHWQPPISPLTFTAWQLTAGGLLLLPLALLMEPTLPELNTENVLGLTYLGLIGAAFTYLLWFRGISRIEPSVISTLGFLSPLTALLLGWGLLDQSLTLIQAVGVIAVLVSVWLSQYAARRPTKTIPVTE, from the coding sequence ATGAGAATGCGCCAATCTGATCTGATTCTGACGGCACTTGCTCCGGCAATCTGGGGTAGTACCTATTATGTGACAACGCAGCATTTGCCCGATGGGTATCCAATAACCGTGGCGATGCTGCGCGCTCTGCCTGCTGGTTTGTTACTCTTGCTAATCGTCAAACAACTGCCAGCAAAAGAATGGTGGTGTAGGGTTTTCCTGCTCGGTGCGCTGAATTTTTCAATCTTTTGGGGGCTGTTATTTGTTGCTGCCTATCGGCTTCCCGGAGGGGTGGCGGCGACCGTCGGGGCAGTCCAGCCATTGATCGTGATTTTTCTTGCGCGATCGGTTCTTGGAACGCCGATATTATTTCTCTCCATTATTGCGGCAGTGACCGGTATGATTGGAGTAGCGCTGCTTGTGTTGGGGCCGAATGCTGAACTTGATAGTGTCGGAGTTCTTGCTGCGCTCGGCGGAGCAATCTCCATGGCGGCGGGAACGGTTCTGAGTAGGCATTGGCAACCGCCGATCTCGCCTTTGACCTTCACAGCATGGCAATTGACGGCAGGCGGTTTGCTGTTGCTGCCATTGGCTCTACTGATGGAGCCCACGCTTCCTGAATTAAATACAGAAAATGTTCTAGGCCTGACCTATCTCGGGTTGATCGGTGCTGCCTTCACTTACTTGCTTTGGTTTCGCGGCATTAGCCGAATTGAACCTTCGGTCATATCGACTTTGGGTTTTTTAAGTCCTCTGACGGCTCTGCTGTTGGGTTGGGGACTACTAGATCAGTCTCTGACACTCATACAAGCTGTGGGAGTTATCGCGGTCTTGGTCAGTGTTTGGCTAAGTCAATATGCAGCACGCCGTCCTACGAAAACTATCCCTGTAACCGAATGA
- a CDS encoding NAD(P)-dependent oxidoreductase encodes MKIIIFGARGDVGRRLVKEALMRGHQVTAVVRNESQINDIPSNTNSIIGNVISGENIADLMQGQDLAISALRPPDGQEELLVPLTQSILKGVEQAAIRAIIVGGAASLKVPNANGHTVLTAPNFLPEAVVPIATACQAQFELMQAQDDVDWTYLCPPAMLTPGERKDHYRIGSDTLVVDEDGNSGISMEDFAIAMLDEAENPKHRKQRFTIGY; translated from the coding sequence ATGAAGATTATCATCTTTGGGGCTAGAGGTGATGTTGGTCGCCGTCTTGTCAAGGAAGCTTTGATGCGTGGACATCAAGTGACTGCGGTGGTTAGGAATGAAAGTCAAATCAATGATATTCCTTCAAATACCAATAGTATCATTGGAAATGTTATAAGTGGAGAAAATATAGCTGATCTGATGCAAGGCCAAGATCTCGCTATCAGCGCCCTGCGTCCACCAGATGGACAGGAAGAGCTACTCGTGCCCCTGACGCAATCAATATTGAAAGGGGTAGAACAAGCAGCAATTAGAGCAATCATTGTCGGAGGAGCTGCAAGTCTGAAAGTGCCAAATGCCAATGGCCATACCGTACTGACCGCACCAAATTTCTTACCGGAGGCGGTGGTGCCCATTGCGACCGCATGTCAGGCTCAGTTTGAGCTGATGCAGGCGCAAGATGATGTTGATTGGACCTACCTCTGTCCTCCAGCCATGCTGACGCCCGGAGAGCGTAAAGATCACTATCGCATTGGCTCAGACACGTTGGTTGTCGATGAGGATGGTAACTCTGGCATTTCCATGGAAGACTTTGCTATTGCCATGCTCGATGAGGCAGAAAATCCCAAACATCGAAAGCAACGTTTCACGATCGGTTATTGA
- the phaC gene encoding class I poly(R)-hydroxyalkanoic acid synthase: MSKKDDKQDQGSEINLIQYMVKDPEKFAMNFARVVEEAGKAASAYLNPKDNESRSAQAEQINHIVKTLGKVGEYWTSDPQRAMDAQTRLWGRYMDLWGASVKTMMGEEQEIIEAPEKGDKRFQDPEWENNQFFDFVKQFYLITSKWAHEMVDEAQDLDDHTRHQAQFYMDQVINALAPSNYLVTNPELLKETMANDGENLVRGMKMLAEDIAAGDGDLIIRQSSNGEFELGKNIAVTPGKVIAQSDVCQIIQYEATTKEVYKTPLLIVPPWINKFYILDLNEKKSFIKWCVDQGHSVFVISWVNPDASLRDKGFDAYIKEGVIFGLDAVAKATGEKKAHTIGYCVGGTLLSSSLAYMAAKRQYKVASTTLFTTQVDFTHAGDLKVFVDEEQLTEMEGHIKELGYLEGRSMANAFNMLRSNDLIWPYVINNYMKGKEPFPFDLLYWNSDSTRMPAANHVFYMRNCYLENNLAQGKMEIDGTKLDLGKVKVPIYNLATKEDHIAPAISVFKGSSMFGGKVDFVLSGSGHIAGVVNPPDKEKYQYWRGGKAEGDLESWTAAARETPGSWWPDWHKWIEDISDEKVPARKIGDGKLKPIEDAPGSFVRVRSNAPKVIEAQDSDATSVTA, encoded by the coding sequence ATGAGCAAGAAAGACGACAAGCAGGACCAAGGCAGCGAGATCAATCTCATACAATATATGGTCAAGGATCCTGAAAAATTTGCCATGAACTTTGCCCGAGTCGTTGAGGAAGCAGGCAAAGCGGCCTCAGCCTATCTCAACCCCAAAGACAATGAGTCACGCTCTGCCCAAGCAGAGCAGATCAATCATATCGTCAAAACACTTGGCAAGGTGGGTGAATATTGGACTTCCGACCCGCAGCGCGCCATGGATGCCCAGACACGCCTTTGGGGGCGTTATATGGATTTGTGGGGAGCATCCGTCAAAACGATGATGGGCGAAGAGCAGGAAATCATCGAAGCGCCGGAAAAAGGCGACAAACGCTTTCAAGATCCGGAGTGGGAGAACAACCAATTCTTTGATTTCGTAAAACAATTCTACCTGATCACATCCAAATGGGCTCATGAAATGGTCGATGAAGCCCAAGATCTGGATGATCACACACGTCATCAGGCGCAGTTCTATATGGATCAGGTGATCAACGCCCTCGCCCCGTCCAACTATCTGGTCACCAATCCAGAGCTTCTTAAAGAAACAATGGCCAACGATGGTGAAAATCTCGTGCGTGGCATGAAAATGCTGGCTGAAGATATCGCGGCCGGCGATGGGGATTTGATCATACGGCAGTCCAGCAATGGCGAATTTGAGCTCGGCAAGAATATTGCGGTGACACCAGGCAAGGTGATTGCGCAAAGTGATGTCTGTCAGATCATCCAATATGAAGCGACAACCAAGGAAGTTTACAAAACGCCACTCCTTATCGTGCCGCCCTGGATCAACAAGTTCTACATTCTGGATTTGAATGAGAAGAAGAGCTTCATCAAATGGTGCGTTGACCAGGGCCATAGCGTCTTTGTCATCAGTTGGGTGAACCCGGACGCCAGCCTGAGGGACAAGGGCTTTGATGCCTATATCAAGGAAGGTGTGATCTTCGGCCTGGATGCCGTCGCCAAAGCGACGGGCGAGAAGAAAGCCCATACGATTGGTTATTGCGTCGGTGGTACCCTGCTCTCCAGCTCTCTTGCCTATATGGCAGCCAAACGTCAGTATAAAGTAGCTTCTACAACGCTATTTACAACGCAGGTGGACTTCACCCATGCAGGCGATCTGAAGGTTTTTGTCGATGAAGAGCAATTGACTGAGATGGAAGGTCACATCAAGGAGCTTGGCTATCTGGAAGGCCGCTCCATGGCGAACGCCTTCAATATGCTGCGCTCCAACGATCTGATCTGGCCTTATGTGATCAACAATTACATGAAAGGGAAAGAGCCCTTCCCGTTTGATCTGCTTTACTGGAATTCAGACTCCACGCGTATGCCAGCCGCCAACCATGTCTTCTATATGCGCAATTGCTATCTGGAGAATAACCTGGCGCAGGGCAAAATGGAGATTGACGGCACAAAACTTGACCTCGGCAAAGTGAAGGTGCCGATCTATAATTTAGCGACGAAGGAAGATCATATTGCCCCGGCAATATCTGTTTTCAAAGGCTCTTCCATGTTTGGCGGCAAGGTTGATTTCGTTCTCTCAGGCTCCGGTCACATTGCTGGCGTTGTGAACCCACCAGATAAAGAGAAATATCAGTATTGGCGCGGCGGCAAGGCCGAAGGTGATTTGGAAAGCTGGACTGCAGCGGCCAGGGAAACTCCCGGTTCCTGGTGGCCGGACTGGCACAAATGGATCGAAGACATTTCAGATGAAAAGGTCCCTGCCCGAAAAATTGGTGATGGCAAACTAAAACCAATTGAAGACGCTCCGGGAAGTTTTGTGCGTGTTCGCTCCAACGCTCCCAAAGTCATTGAGGCACAAGATAGCGATGCCACTTCGGTTACCGCATAG
- a CDS encoding LL-diaminopimelate aminotransferase codes for MDDFHKIRRLPPYVFEPVDRLKAKARAAGADIIDLGMGNPDLPTPKHIVDKLTETVMNPRTHRYSTSRGIPGLRKAQAAYYERRFGVKLNPDTEIVATLGSKEGFANMAQAITSPGDVVLVPNPTYPIHSFGFIMSGGVVRSMPAAPNDEFFRSIDRAVRHSIPKPIALIVNYPSNPTAYTVDLHFYKQVIKIAKEHDIMVLSDLAYSEIYFGDTPPPSILEVDGAKDIAVEFTSLSKTFSMPGWRMGFAVGNERMIKALARVKSYLDYGAFTPIQVAAAAALNGSEDCIAEARDIYKQRRDVMIESFARAGWEIPVPDATMFAWVPIPEQFRERGSLEFAKELVANASVAVAPGVGFGEYGDDYVRLAFVENEQRIRQAARNIRRFLASD; via the coding sequence ATGGATGATTTCCATAAGATCCGTCGCCTTCCCCCTTATGTTTTCGAGCCAGTCGATCGTTTGAAAGCAAAGGCGCGAGCGGCGGGCGCGGATATCATCGACTTGGGCATGGGCAACCCTGATCTGCCAACTCCAAAGCACATCGTCGACAAGCTCACCGAGACGGTGATGAACCCGCGCACACATCGCTATTCCACGTCTCGTGGCATTCCCGGCTTGCGCAAGGCTCAGGCTGCTTATTATGAGCGCCGCTTTGGTGTGAAACTGAACCCCGATACCGAGATTGTTGCAACCTTGGGCTCCAAGGAAGGCTTTGCCAATATGGCGCAGGCCATTACCAGCCCTGGCGATGTTGTGCTGGTGCCAAATCCGACCTATCCGATCCATTCCTTCGGTTTCATCATGTCTGGTGGCGTGGTGCGTTCCATGCCAGCTGCGCCGAATGATGAATTCTTCCGCTCTATTGATCGGGCCGTGCGTCACTCCATTCCAAAGCCAATCGCACTGATCGTGAACTATCCGTCCAATCCGACGGCTTATACGGTCGATCTGCATTTCTATAAGCAGGTCATCAAGATCGCCAAGGAACATGACATTATGGTCCTGTCGGATCTGGCTTATTCCGAAATTTATTTCGGCGACACACCGCCACCATCCATTCTGGAAGTGGATGGAGCAAAGGATATCGCGGTGGAATTTACCTCGTTGTCCAAGACCTTCTCCATGCCAGGTTGGCGCATGGGCTTTGCGGTTGGTAACGAGCGGATGATCAAGGCTCTGGCGCGTGTGAAATCCTATCTCGATTATGGTGCATTCACTCCAATTCAGGTGGCTGCAGCTGCTGCATTGAATGGTTCGGAAGATTGCATCGCCGAGGCGCGAGATATCTATAAGCAGCGCCGGGATGTGATGATTGAAAGCTTCGCTCGTGCTGGCTGGGAAATCCCGGTTCCAGATGCAACCATGTTCGCATGGGTGCCAATCCCTGAGCAATTCCGAGAGCGTGGTTCCCTTGAATTTGCCAAGGAATTGGTCGCCAATGCCAGCGTGGCTGTGGCCCCGGGTGTTGGCTTTGGTGAATATGGCGACGACTATGTGCGCCTTGCTTTCGTGGAAAACGAACAGCGCATCAGGCAGGCGGCAAGAAATATTCGCCGGTTCCTTGCCAGCGACTGA